The genomic window GCGATCCGTGGGAGGATGACGGCCGTGACCGAGCAGTCCAGCACCCCGTCCAGCGCCTCCGTGAGCCAGGAGGTCCTCGACCGCGCCGCCGCGCACGTCACCGCGGGCGGCCTCCTCGTCCTGCCGACGGACACCGTCTACGGCATCGGGACCATCGCCTCGGACGCCGACGCCGTCGCCCGCCTCCTCGCGGCCAAGGGCCGCGGCCGCCAGATGCCGCCGCCCGTCCTCGTCGCCGACCCCGAGCAGCTCGACGGGATCGTCGCCGAGGTCCCGGACACCGCTCGCGCCCTCATGGACGCCTACTGGCCCGGCGCCCTCACGATCATCCTCGACGCCGCCCCCGACCTCGGCTGGGACCTCGGCGAGACCGGCGGCACCATCGCCGTCCGCATGCCCGACGACCCCACCGCCCTGGCCCTCCTGCGCGCCACCGGCCCCATGGCCGTCACCAGCGCCAACCACACGGGCGAGCCGCCCGCCACCGACGCCGCCGGCGGCACCGCCGCCTTCCCCGGCCGCGTCACCGCGGCCACGGAGGCCCCCGACGACGCCCGCGGGGACGTCGACATCCTCCTCCTCGACGGCGGCCCCACCCCCGGCCCCGTCCCGAGCTCCATCGTGTCCCTCGCGGGGGAGAAGGCCCTCGCGCCCGTCCTCATCCGCGACGGCGTCCTCACCCGCGCCCAGCTCGCCGAGGTCCTCGACCCGGTCCTCACCGCCGCGGGCGCCCCCGTGATCGGCGGCGGCGAGTGAGGGTCTACCTCCTCATCCTCCTCGTGGCCGCCGCGGTCACCTTCGTCGCCGTGCCCATCGTCCGGCACGTCGCGCTCGTCTCCAACGCCCTCACCCCCGTCCGCGCCCGCGACGTCCACACCACCCCGACGCCGCGCCTCGGGGGAGTGGCCATGTTCGCCGGCTTCGCCACGGCCGTGGTCGTCGCCTCGCGCGTGCCCTACCTGTCCGGCGTCATCGACTCCTCCGCCTGGGCGGTCGTCCTGGGCGCAGGGCTCGTGTGCCTCCTCGGCGTCGTCGACGACCTGTGGGACCTCGACTGGATGACGAAGCTCGCCGGACAGGTCCTCGCCGCCGGCGTCATGGCCTGGCAGGGCGTCCAGCTCATCACCTTCCCCGTCGGCGGGCTCACCATCGGCTCCTCGCGGCTCTCGCTCGTCTCGACGGTCCTCGTCATCGTGGTCGTCATGAACGCCGTCAACTTCGTCGACGGCCTCGACGGGCTGGCCGCCGGCATCATCGGGATCGGCGCGACCGCCTTCCTCGCCTACGTCTACGTCCTCACCCGCCAGACCTCGCCGGACTCCTACACCTCGCTCGCCGCGACCGTCGTCGCCGCCCTCATCGGGATCTGCGCCGGCTTCCTCCCGCACAACTTCCACCCGGCCACGATCTTCATGGGCGACTCCGGCTCCATGCAGCTCGGACTCATCTCGGCCGCGGGCACGATCATCGTCACGGGCCAGGTCGACCCCGGCTCCTTCTCCTCCTCGACGGCCATCCCCGTCTTCCTCCCGGTGCTCCTGCCGCTGGCGGTCCTCGTCCTGCCCCTGACCGACATGGTCATGGCCGTCGTCCGCCGCACCCGCGCCGGGCACAGTCCCTTCCACCCGGACCGCATGCACATGCACCACCGTCTCCTCGCGGCCGGTCACTCCCACGAGCGCGCCGTCCTCGTCATGTACATGTGGACGGCCGTCGCCGCCTACTCCCTGGCCGCCATGGCCTTCTTCCCGACCGGCTGGGTCCTCCTGGCCGCCGCGGTCGGGGTGGCGCTCGCCGTCGCCGTCACCGTCAACGCCATGCCCGGCCTGCGACGCCGCCGCGCCGCCCGGGCCTCCGCCCCGTCCCACGAGGAGCCGCAGCCATGAGCGCACCCACCGAGCCGACCGGGCGCACCTCGTCCGACGACGCCTCCGGCCCCGGGCCCGGCGGCGCGCGCTCCGCGCTGGTCACCTACACGGCCCTCTACCGGCGCGCGGCGTGGCTCGTCGCCCTCACTGGACTCGTCGTCGCCGTGCTCGGCGTCGCGGCCGGGGCGCTGCTGGCCGGAGGACCGGGCCTGCGAGGCGGTCTCATCGGAGGCGGCACCGTGCTCCTCCTGAGCGCCGTGAGCGTCGGGATCCTCCTCGTGCCCTGGGACCGCAGGCCGCTCCTGGCGGGCCTCGCCCCCATGGCCTCGTTCCTCGGCAAGCTCGTCGTGGTCGGCGCCGTCGTCCTCGCCTTCGCCCACCGCACCGGCTTCTCCCACCTGACGACCTTCCTCGTCATCGTCGTCGGGGTGCTCGCCTCGATGGTCGTCGAGTCGGCCGCCCTCGCCTCGCGTCGCGCACCCGTCGTCGAGCCCGGCACCCGCCTGGACGGCTGAGGACGCCCGAGCGGGGCCGTGCTCCGACGGTCGAGGTGGCGCCCGACGCGGTGCCCGTCCGGCCCCGGCGGCCAGGTGGCGTGACGATCGGAACCGTCCCGCCGGGACCATGGGCCCCCTCGTTCCTGCGCCGTCAGGGACCTCGGGCGGGTAGGACATCCCAGGAGTGGCGTGCGCCACGCGGAGTCACCCGCGCTCGCCTCCGTCCCGCTCGCGATGTGCGTTAGGGTTCCGACGTGCCCGCAAGGGTGACCGCCGGCGGCTCGTCCCCGGCGACGGCCATTCCCCAAGGCTGCGGATGAACCCCTAGGAGGACCGTTCGGTGTCGATGCTCGTGAGCTCCGCCCTTCCCGCCGTCACGGCCACGGCCTTCAACCCTCCCTCGATCGACGAGTTCTTCCCGGACGCCTTCTGGCTCGTCGGCACCCCGCTGGCCATCAACCGGGTCATCTTCGTCCGGCTCATCATCACGGCCGTCCTGGCCCTCATGCTCGTGCTCTCCGCCCGCGCCCCCAAGCTCGTGCCCGGCCGCTGGCAGTCCTGCATGGAGATGCTCTTCGGCTTCGTCCGCACCAACATCGCGGAGGAGATGCTCGGCGGCAAGGCGCGCAAGTACGTCCCGCTCATCACCATCATCTTCCTGGGCGTCTTCTTCATGAACGCCACGGGCGTCATCCCGGGCCTCCAGATCGCCGCGACCTCGATCATCGGCATGCCGCTCATCTACGCGGTCGTCGCCTACGTCGCCTTCATCGTCGCCGGCATCAAGGAGCAGGGCGCCGGTCACTACTTCAAGACCTCGCTCATGCCGGCGGGCGTCCCCAAGCCCCTCTACGTCCTTCTCACCCCGATCGAGTTCTTCTCGACCTTCATCATCCGGCCCTTCACCCTCACGGTGCGACTCCTGGCCAACATGATCTCGGGTCACCTCCTCCTCGCCCTGTGCTTCGTCGCCACGAGCTTCTTCTTCTTCGAGGCCTCCGCCGCGCTCAAGGGCTTCGGCGCCCTCACGCTGCTCATGGGCTTCGCCTTCACCCTCTTCGAGCTCTTCGTCGCCGCGCTGCAGGCCTACATCTTCGCCCTGCTCACGGCGGTCTACATCAACCTGTCCATCTCGGAGCACTGAGCCGGCCCAGGCCCCTCAGTCCCCGCCCACCAGCCCCCGGGCCCGCCCGGACAAGACGAGTCACCGCTCGCCCCACCCCAAGGAGAACACCATGACCGGATCCATCGCCACCATCGGTTACGGCCTCGCCGCGATCGGCCCTGGCATCGGCATCGGCATCCTCGTCGGCAAGACCCAGGAGGGCACCGCCCGCCAGCCCGAGGTCGCCGGCGCGCTGCGCACCAACATGTTCATCGGTACCGCCTTCGTCGAGGCCCTCGCCCTCATCGGCTTCGCCGCCGGCTTCGTCTTCCAGGGCTGACATGCTCTCGACCATGATGATCGCGGCGGAGGGGCACGAGTCCCCCTCCGTCATGCTGCCCGCGTGGCCGGACCTCATCTGGGGCACCGTCTGCTTCATCATCATCGCGATCGCCGTGGGCAAGGCGCTCCCTCGCTTCGCCAAGGTGCTCGACGAGCGCTCCGCCAGGATCTCCGAGGGCCTCGCCCTCGCCGACAAGGCCAAGAGCGACCAGAAGCACGCCGAGATCGAGGCCGCCCAGCTCGTCGAGGCCGCGCGCCGCGAGGCCGCCCAGATCCGCGAGCAGGCGCAGTCCGAGGCCAAGGCCATCGTCGCGCAGGCGCGCACCGAGGCCGCCGGCGAGGCCGGCAAGGCGATGGACGCCGCCCAGCGCCAGATCAAGGCGGACAAGCAGGCCGCCCAGATCTCGCTCCGCAACGACGTCGGCCTCCTGGCCACCTCGCTCGCTGAGAAGGTCGTCGGTGAGCACCTGTCGGACTCCGCCGCGTCGAGCCGCGTCATCGACCGCTTCCTCGACGAGCTCGAGCAGGCCCCCGTCGACGCGAGCGCCGTCGCCTCGAGCGAGGGGGCCCGGTGAACACCGGAACCGCCGCGACCCGAGCAGCCGCCGCCGAGGCCTGGACGCCCGTCCTGCGCTCCGCCGGCGCGGACGGCCGCGTCCTGGGAGGCCAGATCCTCGGCGTCGCCCACGAGATCGCGTCCAACGGGCTCCGCGGCCCGCTGACCGACCCCGGGCGCGACGCGGAGGCCAAGGCCCGTCTGGCCGGGAGCCTCTTCGGCGGGAAGGTCGACGACCGCGTCGTCGCCCTCCTCCAGGCCCTCGTCCGCGGCCGCTGGTCCAAGCCGGTCGACCTCGTCTCCGCCCTCCACGACCTCGGCATCGAGGCCGTCCTCGTGGGGAGCGCGGCCGACCAGTCGATCTCCTCGGTCGAGCAGGAGGTCTTCGCCGTGTCGAAGGCCCTCGACTCCGACCCGGAGCTGCGCCAGGCCCTCGAGCCCTCGCGCACGACCCGCACCGAGGACCGCGTCCGCCTGGCTCGGCGCCTCTTCGCACCGCACCTGTCCGAGGCCGCGATGGACCTCGTCACCTGGTGCGTGCGGCACGAGGCCGAGGGGGGCGTCCCGCGCAACCTGCGCCGCGTCGCCGAGCTCGCCGCCGGCCTGCAGAACCGCACCATCGCCGACGTCGTCACCGCCGTCCCCATGACCACCGACCAGGAGGCCCGCCTGCGCGAGCTCCTCGGCCGGCGCCTGGGCACGGAGGTCGAGCTCAACACCGAGGTCGACCCCGCCGTCGTCGGCGGCGTCAAGGTCTCCGTGCGCGACCTCGTCATCGACTCCACCGTGCGCTCCTCCGTCGCGGAGCTGCGCACCGCCCTGGTGGGCTGAGAGCCCGCCCCCCCCCACAGACAACCCGTGCCGACGGCGCCGCCGCCGCGCACCACCCACGAACCGCAAGGAGACGACAGATGGCTGAACTGACCATTAGGCCGGAGGAGATCCGCTCCGCCCTGGATGAGTTCGTCGAGTCCTACAAGCCCTCCGAGGTCGCCGCCGAGGAGGTCGGGCACGTCATCTTCGCCGCGGACGGCATCGCCCACGTCGAGGGCCTGCCCGGCGTCATGGCCAACGAGCTGCTCACCTTCGAGGACGGCACCGCCGGCCTGGCCATGAACCTCGACGAGCGCGAGATCGGTGTCGTCGTCCTCGGCGACTTCACCGGCATCGACGAGGGCCAGACCGTCCGCCGCACCGGCGAGGTCCTCTCCGTGCCCGTCGGCGACGGCTACCTCGGCCGCGTCGTCGACCCGCTCGGCCGCCCCATCGACGGCCTCGGCGAGATCCGCTCCGAGGGCCGCCGCGCCCTCGAGCTTCAGGCCCCCGGCGTCATGGCCCGCAAGTCCGTCCACGAGCCGCTCCAGACCGGTCTCAAGGCCATCGACTCGATGATCCCGATCGGCCGCGGCCAGCGCCAGCTCATCATCGGCGACCGCAAGACCGGCAAGACCGCCATCGCCCTGGACACGATCCTCAACCAGAAGGCGGCCTGGGAGTCCGGCGACCCCGACAAGCAGGTCCGCTGCATCTACGTCGCCACCGGCCAGAAGGGCTCCACGATCGCCGCCGTCCGCGGCGCCCTCGAGGAGCGCGGCGCCCTGGAGTACACGACGATCGTCGCCTCCCCGGCCTCCGACCCCGCCGGCTTCAAGTACCTGTCGCCCTACACCGGCTCGGCCATCGGCCAGCACTGGATGTACTCCGGCAAGCACGTCCTCATCATCTTCGACGACCTCTCCAAGCAGGCCGAGGCCTACCGAGCGGTGTCCCTCCTGCTCCGCCGTCCGCCGGGCCGCGAGGCCTACCCCGGTGACGTCTTCTACCTGCACTCGCGTCTCCTCGAGCGCTGCGCCAAGCTCTCCGACGAGCTCGGCGCCGGCTCGATGACGGGCCTGCCGGTCATCGAGACGAAGGCGAACGACGTGTCCGCCTACATCCCGACCAACGTCATCTCCATCACCGACGGCCAGATCTTCCTCCAGTCGGACCTCTTCAACGCCGACCAGCGCCCCGCCGTCGACGTCGGCATCTCCGTCTCCCGCGTCGGCGGCGCCGCCCAGGTCAAGGCGATGAAGAAGGTCGCCGGAACGCTCAAGCTGACCCTCGCGCAGTACCGCTCCATGCAGGCCTTCGCGATGTTCGCCTCCGACCTCGACGCCGCGACCCGCCAGCAGCTCACCCGCGGTGAGCGGCTCATGGAGCTCCTCAAGCAGCCGCAGTACACGCCGTACCCGGTCGAGGAGCAGGTCGCCAGCGTCTGGACCGGCACGAACGGCTACCTCGACGACCTCGAGGTCAAGGACGTCCTGCCCTTCGAGCACGCCCTGCTCGACCACCTGCGCCGCAACACCGGCGTCCTCACGACGATCCGCGAGTCCGGGGACCTCAGCGAGGAGACCGAGGCCTCCCTGCGCGAGGCCGTCGAGGCCTTCCGCAAGACCTACATGGCGGGGGACCGCGTGCTCTCCGGCGAGGTCGCCCCCGGCGAGGAGGACGTCCCGGCCGAGCGCACGAGCGAGCAGATCGTGCTCAAGAGGGGCTGACGTGGCAGGCAACCAGCGCGTCTACAAGCAGCGCATCCGGTCGACCCAGACCCTCCAGAAGGTGTTCCGGGCCATGGAGCTCATCGCCTCCTCCCGGATCGGTGCCGCCAGGCGCAACGCGGAGGAGGCGGGGCCCTACGACCACGCTCTCTCCCAGGCCGTCGCCGCCGTCGGCACCTACTCGAACCTCGATCACCCGATCACTCAGGAGCGGGCCGACACCAAGCGCGTCGCCGTCCTCGTCGTCACCTCGGACCGCGGCATGGCCGGCGCCTACTCGGCGACCATCCTGCGCGAGTCCGAGCGCCTCATCGACCAGCTCGTCGAGGAGGGCAAGGAGCCCGTCGTCTTCACCTTCGGGCGCCGGGCCCACTCCTACTTCACCTTCCGCGGGCGCGACGTCGAGCGCTCCTGGGTGGGGGAGTCGGACCGCCCGACCGACGGCACGATCGACGAGGTCTCCAACGTCCTGCTGCACTACTTCCTGGCACCGGCGGCCGAGGGCGGCGTCGGCGAGGTGCACGTCGTGTTCACCCGCTACGTCTCCATGGTCAAGCAGGTCCCGGAGGTGCGCCGCATGCTCCCGCTGACCGTCGTCGACGTCGACGGGCCCGGCGAGCTCAACCGCGAGGACGTCGCCGCCGGCCGCGCCATGGAGCGGCCCGAGGCCACCGGCGCTCAGCCGCTCTACGAGTTCGTCCCGAGCGCCGAGGTCGTCCTCGACGCCCTCCTCACCCGCTACGTGCGCAGCCGCATCCGCAACGCCGTCCTCCAGGCCGCAGCCTCCGAGCTCGCCAGCCGGCAGCAGGCGATGCACACGGCCACGGACAACGCCCAGGACCTCATCACCCGCTACACCCGCCTCGCCAACGCGGCGCGACAGGGCGACATCACCCAGGAGATCACGGAGATCGTCTCGGGTGCCGACGCCCTCGGCGCCGAGTGAGCGCAGCGCGCACGACCACTGCCAGAAACGGACACGGAAGAACGAACCATGGCTGACACCACCAACGCGACGCCGGGCACCGGCCGCGTCACGCGGATCATCGGCGCCGTCGTCGACGTCGAGTTCCCGCCCGAGGCCCTGCCCGAGATGCACAACGCCCTCAAGGTGACCATCAAGGGCACCGGCGAGGGCGACGAGGACCGCGAGATCACGCTCGAGGTCGCCCAGCACCTGGGCGACAACATCGTGCGCACCATCTCCCTCAAGCCCACCGACGGCCTGGTCCGCGGCTCGCAGGTGCGCGACACCGGCGCCCCGATCTCCGTGCCCGTCGGCGACATCACCAAGGGCCACGTCTTCAACGTGACCGGTGACGTGCTCAACCTCGCCGAGGGCGAGACCCTCGAGGTCACCGAGCGCTGGCCCATCCACCGTCAGCCCCCGGCCTTCGACCAGCTCGAGTCGAAGGAGCAGATGTTCGAGACGGGCGTCAAGGTCATCGACCTGCTCACCCCGTACGTCCAGGGCGGCAAGATCGGCCTCTTCGGCGGCGCCGGCGTCGGCAAGACCGTCCTCATCCAGGAGATGATCCAGCGAGTCGCCCTCAACCACAACGGCGTGTCCGTCTTCGCCGGCGTCGGCGAGCGCACCCGTGAGGGCAACGACCTCATCGTCGAGATGGGCGAGGCCGGCGTCTTCGACAAGACCGCCCTCGTGTTCGGTCAGATGGACGAGCCGCCGGGCACGCGTCTTCGCGTCGCCCTCTCGGCCCTGACCATGGCCGAGTACTTCCGCGACGTGCAGCACCAGGACGTGCTGCTCTTCATCGACAACATCTTCCGCTTCACGCAGGCCGGCTCCGAGGTCTCCACGCTGCTGGGCCGCATGCCCTCCGCCGTGGGCTACCAGCCGAACCTGGCCGACGAGATGGGCCTCCTCCAGGAGCGCATCACCTCCGCCGGCGGGCACTCGATCACCTCCCTCCAGGCGATCTACGTCCCCGCGGACGACTACACCGACCCGGCCCCGGCGACGACCTTCGCGCACCTGGACGCCACCACCGAGCTCTCCCGCGAGGTCGCCTCCCGAGGCATCTACCCCGCCGTGGACCCGCTGGCCTCCACCTCGCGCCTGCTCGCCCCGCAGTACGTCGGCGAGGAGCACTACCAGGTCGCCACCCGCGTGAAGTCCATCCTCCAGAAGAACAAGGAGCTCCAGGACATCATCGCGATCCTCGGTGTCGACGAGCTCTCCGAGGAGGACAAGGTCACCGTCAACCGCGCCCGCCGCATCGAGCAGTTCCTCTCCCAGAACATGTACATGGGTGAGAAGTTCACCGGCGTCCCCGGCTCCACCGTCCCGGTCGCGGAGACCGTCGAGGCCTTCAAGCGCATCGCCGACGGCGACTACGACCACCTGCCCGAGCAGGCCTTCTTCAACATCGGCGGCATCGAGGACCTGGAGCGCCGGGCCCACGAGCTGTCCAAGGCGTGAGCCCCGTGGCAGGCACCCTGAGCGTCGAGATCGTCTCCCGCTTCGGCGGGACCGCCTGGGAGGGCGAGGCCACCCAGGTCTCCGTCCCCCTGCTCGACGGCGAGCTCGGCGTCCTGCCCGGGCGCCAGCCCGTCCTCGCCGTCGTCTCCGACGGCGAGGTGCGCCTGACGACGACCGCCGGCGAGCAGGTCGCGATCGCCGTCGAGGGCGGCTTCTGCTCCCTCGACCACGACGTCCTCACCGTCGCCGCGGACCTCGTCGGCGACGAGGTCGCCGAGGCCCACGCCTCCGGCGAGACCGTCGAGACCGTGCTCGAGGACGTGACCGAGACCCACTCGGGCGCGATGGAGTGAGGCGGGCGTGATGGTCTGGGACGTGCTGGGCGGCGTGGCCGTCGTCATCCTCGTCCTGGCCGTCGCCTTCCTTATCCGGCTGCGCCGGCTCGCCGGCCGCGTCGGCGCCTTCGAGCTCGCCCTGCGCCGCACCGGACAGCGCGGCTGGGCCAGCGGCATCGGCGTCTTCGGCGACGACGACGTCGAGTGGTACCGGCTCGTCTCCCTCGGCTGGCGGCCGCGACTGCGGTTCCGCCGCCCGGACATCGAGCTGGGGGAGTTGCGGCACCGCGGCTCGAACGGACGCATCGTCGACGTCGAGCTCGACTGCGCGGGCCGGCACTACGACCTCGCCATGCTCGAGGACTCGCACTCGGCGCTCGTCGCCTGGCTCGAGTCAGCGGCACCGCACCAGCCCACGCTCTTCTGAGCCGGAGCCGGCGGCCCTCAGGCGGCCGGTCCGTGCCCATCCCTCGCGCGCCCCGCCACCGGTGGGGCGCGCGAGCGCGTCCGGGGCACTGGGAGGACGTGGCGGACGGTGCGCCCGGAGGAGGATGCTGAGGTCATGAGCACTGAGAACCTCCGTCCCGTCACCGTGCTCGTCGGCGCCGGGGCCATCGGCACCGCTATCGCCCGCCGCGTGACGAACGGCGGCCACGTCGTCGTCGCCGACCTCCGCCTCGCGAACGCCTCGATGGTCCGCGAGCAGCTCCTCGACGCCGGCTACGACGCCGAGGCCACGACCGTCGACCTCGCCGACGCCGACTCCGTCCGGGCGCTCGCCGCCCACGCCGCGGACCTCGGCCCCGTCATGAAGGTCATCCTCTCAGGCGGCGTCTCCCCCTCCCAGGCGCCCATCGAGACGATCCTGCGCGTCGACCTCTACGGAACCTCCGTCGCCCTGGAGGAGTTCGGCAAGGTGGTCGCCCCCGGCGGCTCCGGCGTCGTCATCTCCTCCCAGTCCGGGTACCGCATGCCGGCCCTCACGCGTGAGGAGGACGCCCTCCTCGCCACGACCCCCGTCGAGGAGCTCCTCGACCTGCCGCTCCTCGCCGAGGGCGCCATCACCTCCACCCTCCACGCCTACCAGATGGCCAAGCGCGCCAACGGCCTGCGCGTGCGCGCGAACGCCGTCACCTGGGGCAAGCGCGGCGCCCGGGTCAACGCCATCAGCCCCGGCATCGTCATCACCCCGCTCGCCCGCGACGAGCTGAACGGCCCGCGCGGCGCCGGCTACCGC from Actinomyces radicidentis includes these protein-coding regions:
- the atpD gene encoding F0F1 ATP synthase subunit beta, with product MADTTNATPGTGRVTRIIGAVVDVEFPPEALPEMHNALKVTIKGTGEGDEDREITLEVAQHLGDNIVRTISLKPTDGLVRGSQVRDTGAPISVPVGDITKGHVFNVTGDVLNLAEGETLEVTERWPIHRQPPAFDQLESKEQMFETGVKVIDLLTPYVQGGKIGLFGGAGVGKTVLIQEMIQRVALNHNGVSVFAGVGERTREGNDLIVEMGEAGVFDKTALVFGQMDEPPGTRLRVALSALTMAEYFRDVQHQDVLLFIDNIFRFTQAGSEVSTLLGRMPSAVGYQPNLADEMGLLQERITSAGGHSITSLQAIYVPADDYTDPAPATTFAHLDATTELSREVASRGIYPAVDPLASTSRLLAPQYVGEEHYQVATRVKSILQKNKELQDIIAILGVDELSEEDKVTVNRARRIEQFLSQNMYMGEKFTGVPGSTVPVAETVEAFKRIADGDYDHLPEQAFFNIGGIEDLERRAHELSKA
- a CDS encoding F0F1 ATP synthase subunit gamma, with amino-acid sequence MAGNQRVYKQRIRSTQTLQKVFRAMELIASSRIGAARRNAEEAGPYDHALSQAVAAVGTYSNLDHPITQERADTKRVAVLVVTSDRGMAGAYSATILRESERLIDQLVEEGKEPVVFTFGRRAHSYFTFRGRDVERSWVGESDRPTDGTIDEVSNVLLHYFLAPAAEGGVGEVHVVFTRYVSMVKQVPEVRRMLPLTVVDVDGPGELNREDVAAGRAMERPEATGAQPLYEFVPSAEVVLDALLTRYVRSRIRNAVLQAAASELASRQQAMHTATDNAQDLITRYTRLANAARQGDITQEITEIVSGADALGAE
- a CDS encoding DUF2550 family protein; the protein is MVWDVLGGVAVVILVLAVAFLIRLRRLAGRVGAFELALRRTGQRGWASGIGVFGDDDVEWYRLVSLGWRPRLRFRRPDIELGELRHRGSNGRIVDVELDCAGRHYDLAMLEDSHSALVAWLESAAPHQPTLF
- a CDS encoding L-threonylcarbamoyladenylate synthase, with the protein product MTAVTEQSSTPSSASVSQEVLDRAAAHVTAGGLLVLPTDTVYGIGTIASDADAVARLLAAKGRGRQMPPPVLVADPEQLDGIVAEVPDTARALMDAYWPGALTIILDAAPDLGWDLGETGGTIAVRMPDDPTALALLRATGPMAVTSANHTGEPPATDAAGGTAAFPGRVTAATEAPDDARGDVDILLLDGGPTPGPVPSSIVSLAGEKALAPVLIRDGVLTRAQLAEVLDPVLTAAGAPVIGGGE
- the atpA gene encoding F0F1 ATP synthase subunit alpha, producing MAELTIRPEEIRSALDEFVESYKPSEVAAEEVGHVIFAADGIAHVEGLPGVMANELLTFEDGTAGLAMNLDEREIGVVVLGDFTGIDEGQTVRRTGEVLSVPVGDGYLGRVVDPLGRPIDGLGEIRSEGRRALELQAPGVMARKSVHEPLQTGLKAIDSMIPIGRGQRQLIIGDRKTGKTAIALDTILNQKAAWESGDPDKQVRCIYVATGQKGSTIAAVRGALEERGALEYTTIVASPASDPAGFKYLSPYTGSAIGQHWMYSGKHVLIIFDDLSKQAEAYRAVSLLLRRPPGREAYPGDVFYLHSRLLERCAKLSDELGAGSMTGLPVIETKANDVSAYIPTNVISITDGQIFLQSDLFNADQRPAVDVGISVSRVGGAAQVKAMKKVAGTLKLTLAQYRSMQAFAMFASDLDAATRQQLTRGERLMELLKQPQYTPYPVEEQVASVWTGTNGYLDDLEVKDVLPFEHALLDHLRRNTGVLTTIRESGDLSEETEASLREAVEAFRKTYMAGDRVLSGEVAPGEEDVPAERTSEQIVLKRG
- the atpE gene encoding F0F1 ATP synthase subunit C, encoding MTGSIATIGYGLAAIGPGIGIGILVGKTQEGTARQPEVAGALRTNMFIGTAFVEALALIGFAAGFVFQG
- the atpB gene encoding F0F1 ATP synthase subunit A; this encodes MLVSSALPAVTATAFNPPSIDEFFPDAFWLVGTPLAINRVIFVRLIITAVLALMLVLSARAPKLVPGRWQSCMEMLFGFVRTNIAEEMLGGKARKYVPLITIIFLGVFFMNATGVIPGLQIAATSIIGMPLIYAVVAYVAFIVAGIKEQGAGHYFKTSLMPAGVPKPLYVLLTPIEFFSTFIIRPFTLTVRLLANMISGHLLLALCFVATSFFFFEASAALKGFGALTLLMGFAFTLFELFVAALQAYIFALLTAVYINLSISEH
- a CDS encoding F0F1 ATP synthase subunit B gives rise to the protein MMIAAEGHESPSVMLPAWPDLIWGTVCFIIIAIAVGKALPRFAKVLDERSARISEGLALADKAKSDQKHAEIEAAQLVEAARREAAQIREQAQSEAKAIVAQARTEAAGEAGKAMDAAQRQIKADKQAAQISLRNDVGLLATSLAEKVVGEHLSDSAASSRVIDRFLDELEQAPVDASAVASSEGAR
- a CDS encoding F0F1 ATP synthase subunit delta → MNTGTAATRAAAAEAWTPVLRSAGADGRVLGGQILGVAHEIASNGLRGPLTDPGRDAEAKARLAGSLFGGKVDDRVVALLQALVRGRWSKPVDLVSALHDLGIEAVLVGSAADQSISSVEQEVFAVSKALDSDPELRQALEPSRTTRTEDRVRLARRLFAPHLSEAAMDLVTWCVRHEAEGGVPRNLRRVAELAAGLQNRTIADVVTAVPMTTDQEARLRELLGRRLGTEVELNTEVDPAVVGGVKVSVRDLVIDSTVRSSVAELRTALVG
- a CDS encoding F0F1 ATP synthase subunit epsilon, with translation MAGTLSVEIVSRFGGTAWEGEATQVSVPLLDGELGVLPGRQPVLAVVSDGEVRLTTTAGEQVAIAVEGGFCSLDHDVLTVAADLVGDEVAEAHASGETVETVLEDVTETHSGAME
- a CDS encoding SDR family oxidoreductase, with the protein product MSTENLRPVTVLVGAGAIGTAIARRVTNGGHVVVADLRLANASMVREQLLDAGYDAEATTVDLADADSVRALAAHAADLGPVMKVILSGGVSPSQAPIETILRVDLYGTSVALEEFGKVVAPGGSGVVISSQSGYRMPALTREEDALLATTPVEELLDLPLLAEGAITSTLHAYQMAKRANGLRVRANAVTWGKRGARVNAISPGIVITPLARDELNGPRGAGYRKQLELSPAGRAGTPDEIAALAGFLMGPEAGYVNGTDVLADGGVTASWYYGPLSEGGAN
- a CDS encoding MraY family glycosyltransferase; translation: MRVYLLILLVAAAVTFVAVPIVRHVALVSNALTPVRARDVHTTPTPRLGGVAMFAGFATAVVVASRVPYLSGVIDSSAWAVVLGAGLVCLLGVVDDLWDLDWMTKLAGQVLAAGVMAWQGVQLITFPVGGLTIGSSRLSLVSTVLVIVVVMNAVNFVDGLDGLAAGIIGIGATAFLAYVYVLTRQTSPDSYTSLAATVVAALIGICAGFLPHNFHPATIFMGDSGSMQLGLISAAGTIIVTGQVDPGSFSSSTAIPVFLPVLLPLAVLVLPLTDMVMAVVRRTRAGHSPFHPDRMHMHHRLLAAGHSHERAVLVMYMWTAVAAYSLAAMAFFPTGWVLLAAAVGVALAVAVTVNAMPGLRRRRAARASAPSHEEPQP